One genomic window of Microbacterium testaceum StLB037 includes the following:
- a CDS encoding L-threonylcarbamoyladenylate synthase, with protein sequence MSPVYDCRDESQLLSGMRHARQAIGRGELVVLPTDTVYGIAADAFNARAVAGLLEAKGRGRQQPPPVLVAGVGTLRALVAEIPAAVDDLVREFWPGGLTIVLPAQPSLSWDLGDTHGTVAVRMPAHHLTLELLEETGPLAVSSANLTGMAAAVDIDSARDMLGDSVSAYLDSGPSETGIASTIVDATTLVGGAEPRVRVLREGAVSRERLREVLGDLLEPDPDPDAPAPIIAAPSVEAPKAESSETDAEAPGP encoded by the coding sequence ATGTCACCTGTCTACGACTGCCGAGACGAGTCGCAGCTGCTCTCGGGCATGCGCCACGCACGCCAGGCGATCGGCCGCGGCGAGCTCGTCGTGCTCCCCACCGACACCGTCTACGGAATCGCCGCCGACGCGTTCAATGCGCGTGCCGTTGCCGGCCTCCTCGAGGCGAAGGGGCGCGGTCGTCAGCAGCCGCCGCCCGTGCTGGTCGCCGGGGTCGGCACGCTGCGCGCGCTCGTGGCGGAGATCCCCGCCGCCGTGGATGATCTCGTTCGTGAATTCTGGCCCGGCGGACTCACCATCGTGCTTCCCGCGCAGCCGTCGCTGTCGTGGGACCTGGGTGACACGCACGGCACGGTCGCCGTGCGGATGCCCGCCCACCACCTCACCCTCGAGCTCCTCGAAGAGACCGGCCCTCTGGCCGTCTCGAGCGCGAACCTGACCGGCATGGCGGCGGCCGTCGACATCGATTCCGCTCGCGACATGCTCGGCGACAGCGTCTCCGCCTACCTCGACTCGGGTCCGAGCGAGACGGGTATCGCCTCGACGATCGTCGATGCCACCACCCTCGTCGGCGGCGCAGAACCCCGCGTCCGCGTGCTGCGGGAGGGCGCGGTCTCGCGCGAGCGGCTGCGCGAGGTCCTCGGCGATCTGCTCGAGCCGGATCCCGACCCCGACGCTCCCGCGCCGATCATCGCTGCCCCCTCCGTCGAGGCCCCGAAGGCCGAGTCGTCGGAGACGGATGCCGAGGCGCCGGGTCCGTGA
- the prmC gene encoding peptide chain release factor N(5)-glutamine methyltransferase: protein MRDTAPPSAPTAAPVAEVVRDLEARFSAAGIPDPRVDAELLVGHVLRTSRGGVQAAAIRGDRMPPAAAADLLPLADRRCAREPLQHLTGVAPFRSLELAVGPGVFVPRPETEMVAQLAIDALGAAAAPAPIAVDLGTGSGAIALAMATEVPHARVFAAENSVDAFIWTKENVARVGATNVTLAFVDLADAFPELDGTVSVVASNPPYVPDDAIPRDPEVRLYDPPAALYGGPDGLDAVRHLSRVGLRLGHPGATLVIEHGEWQGAAIRDLLTADGWRAAATHPDLTSRDRATTAVRP, encoded by the coding sequence ATGCGTGATACCGCACCACCCTCCGCTCCCACGGCCGCTCCCGTCGCCGAGGTCGTTCGCGACCTCGAGGCCCGGTTCTCCGCCGCCGGCATCCCCGACCCGCGCGTCGACGCCGAACTGCTCGTCGGCCACGTGCTCCGCACGTCGCGCGGCGGAGTGCAGGCCGCGGCGATCCGTGGAGACCGGATGCCACCGGCCGCCGCCGCCGACTTGCTTCCGCTCGCCGACCGTCGGTGCGCGCGCGAACCGCTGCAGCACCTCACCGGGGTCGCCCCGTTCCGCTCCCTCGAACTCGCGGTCGGACCCGGCGTCTTCGTTCCCCGACCCGAGACCGAGATGGTCGCTCAGCTGGCGATCGACGCGCTCGGCGCGGCGGCCGCGCCCGCGCCGATCGCGGTCGACCTCGGAACGGGCAGTGGAGCGATCGCCCTGGCGATGGCGACCGAGGTTCCCCACGCACGGGTGTTCGCCGCCGAGAACAGCGTCGACGCCTTCATCTGGACGAAGGAGAACGTCGCCCGCGTGGGAGCGACCAACGTCACCCTCGCGTTCGTCGACCTGGCCGACGCGTTCCCCGAACTCGACGGAACCGTGTCGGTCGTGGCATCCAATCCTCCCTACGTTCCCGACGACGCGATCCCTCGCGATCCCGAGGTCCGTCTGTACGACCCGCCCGCCGCCCTGTACGGCGGACCGGACGGACTGGATGCCGTGCGCCACCTCTCGCGCGTGGGCCTGCGGCTCGGACACCCCGGGGCGACCCTCGTCATCGAGCACGGGGAGTGGCAGGGCGCGGCGATCCGCGATCTGCTCACCGCGGACGGATGGCGCGCGGCCGCCACGCACCCCGACCTCACCTCGCGCGACCGGGCCACGACGGCCGTGCGTCCCTGA
- the cysK gene encoding cysteine synthase A: MPGIHSDITSAFGDTPLVRLNRVAEGTEAQILAKLEFYNPASSVKDRLGIAIVDAAEASGELKPGGTIVESTSGNTGIALAMVGAARGYKVILTMPASMSKERRILLKAFGAELVLTDPTKGMSYAVDEAKRIVAETPGAVWARQFENEANPAIHRKTTAEEILRDTDGKVDYFVAGIGTGGTITGVGQVLKERVPGVKIVAVEPADSPILTKGHPGPHKIQGIGPNFVPAILDRDILDEVIDVEFDDAIRLARETAAKDGILVGMSSGAAIWAALEIAKRPEAAGKNIVVIIPSYGERYLSTALYEHLRED, encoded by the coding sequence ATGCCCGGCATCCACTCCGACATCACCTCCGCGTTCGGCGACACTCCGCTGGTGCGCCTGAACCGCGTCGCGGAGGGGACCGAGGCCCAGATCCTGGCGAAGCTGGAGTTCTACAACCCCGCTTCCAGCGTCAAGGACCGCCTCGGTATCGCGATCGTCGACGCCGCCGAGGCCTCGGGCGAACTGAAGCCGGGCGGCACGATCGTGGAGTCCACGAGCGGCAACACCGGCATCGCCCTCGCGATGGTGGGCGCCGCCCGCGGGTACAAGGTCATCCTCACCATGCCCGCGTCGATGTCGAAGGAGCGCCGCATCCTGCTGAAGGCGTTCGGCGCCGAGCTCGTCCTCACCGACCCCACCAAGGGCATGTCGTACGCCGTCGACGAGGCCAAGCGCATCGTCGCCGAGACCCCGGGGGCCGTCTGGGCCCGTCAGTTCGAGAACGAGGCCAACCCGGCCATCCACCGCAAGACCACGGCGGAGGAGATCCTCCGCGACACCGACGGCAAGGTCGACTACTTCGTCGCCGGGATCGGCACGGGCGGCACCATCACCGGTGTCGGCCAGGTGCTGAAGGAGCGCGTGCCGGGCGTCAAGATCGTCGCCGTCGAGCCCGCGGACTCCCCCATCCTCACCAAGGGACACCCCGGACCGCACAAGATCCAGGGCATCGGACCGAACTTCGTCCCCGCGATCCTCGACCGCGACATCCTCGACGAGGTGATCGACGTCGAGTTCGACGACGCGATCCGCCTGGCGCGCGAGACCGCCGCCAAGGACGGCATCCTCGTCGGTATGTCGTCGGGAGCGGCGATCTGGGCCGCCCTCGAGATCGCGAAGCGCCCCGAGGCCGCGGGCAAGAACATCGTCGTCATCATCCCCTCGTACGGAGAGCGCTACCTGTCCACCGCTCTGTACGAGCACCTGCGCGAAGACTGA
- the epsC gene encoding serine O-acetyltransferase EpsC, which yields MGVLSRVREDISSAKLRDPAARGGIEIALLYPGLHAVWSYRIANRLWRRGLRFPARALSQLTRWLTGIEIHPGATIGRRFFIDHGMGVVIGETAEVGDDVMLYHGVTLGGRQREGGKRHPTLHDGVAVGAGAKVLGPITIGARAVIGANAVVTRDAPADSVLVGVPAKARSRRVGEETRALLMAPEYSI from the coding sequence GTGGGGGTCCTCTCCCGCGTCCGCGAAGACATCTCGTCCGCCAAGCTCCGCGACCCCGCGGCGCGCGGCGGGATCGAGATCGCTCTGCTGTACCCGGGACTGCACGCCGTCTGGTCGTACCGCATCGCGAACCGGCTGTGGCGACGGGGCCTGCGGTTCCCCGCGCGCGCCCTGTCGCAGCTGACCCGCTGGCTCACGGGCATCGAGATCCATCCCGGCGCGACGATCGGGCGGCGCTTCTTCATCGATCACGGCATGGGCGTCGTGATCGGCGAGACGGCGGAGGTCGGCGACGACGTCATGCTGTATCACGGTGTGACGCTCGGCGGCCGCCAGCGCGAGGGCGGCAAGCGCCACCCCACGCTGCACGACGGAGTCGCGGTGGGCGCCGGGGCCAAGGTCCTCGGTCCCATCACGATCGGGGCGCGGGCCGTGATCGGCGCGAATGCCGTGGTCACACGCGATGCGCCCGCCGACAGCGTGCTCGTGGGCGTCCCGGCCAAGGCACGTTCGCGGCGGGTCGGGGAAGAAACGCGCGCCCTCCTGATGGCGCCGGAGTACTCGATCTGA
- a CDS encoding amidase, which yields MTRLHDLSLAAQVGALRAGTLSPVDLTEHYLGRIARFADLGAFAEVTPDAARRRSALLQESPAHGALWGIPLADKDLVARAGVPTRYGSRSRAGLVPTASDPLADALDAAGAVNVGKTSTSEFGLTGFTEPLIHAPARDPWRLSAGAGGSSGGAAVAVAAGLLPAAVGSDGGGSIRIPSATVGVVGLKPSRGRLPIGSGFDSPDGLSVTGPIARTVEDAALLLDALVGLAPFAYATAAPGHGPFIDATARDPRGLRIGVTTVSPWDDDEDIRLDADARTAFETAAAWLSDTGHEVTDTAWHPFGYAALFHVLWRASAARIPLSEDDMSLVEPLTAWLVREGRRLSSLDLLDGLAAARAFERRTIADFARFDAVLTPALAQPPQPIGSYAGHTPERTFAMQVEYAPYSSFVNVAGLPALTLPVTTDATGHPVSVQLIGRPGGEATLLSIAAQLEERRGPLPHPPAWDA from the coding sequence ATGACGCGGCTGCACGACCTCTCCCTCGCGGCACAGGTCGGGGCCCTCCGGGCGGGGACCCTCTCGCCGGTCGACCTCACCGAGCACTATCTCGGTCGCATCGCCCGCTTCGCCGACCTGGGGGCCTTCGCCGAGGTGACTCCGGATGCCGCGCGCCGCCGATCCGCTCTGCTCCAGGAGTCACCCGCGCACGGAGCCCTCTGGGGCATCCCCCTCGCCGATAAAGACCTCGTCGCCCGTGCCGGTGTCCCCACCCGCTACGGCTCGCGTTCCCGCGCAGGCCTCGTGCCGACGGCATCCGATCCTCTCGCCGACGCGCTCGATGCCGCCGGCGCGGTGAACGTCGGAAAGACGAGCACGTCGGAGTTCGGGTTGACCGGTTTCACCGAGCCGCTCATCCACGCGCCCGCGCGCGATCCGTGGCGCCTGTCGGCGGGGGCCGGAGGATCGAGCGGCGGGGCGGCCGTCGCCGTCGCGGCGGGGCTCCTGCCAGCCGCGGTGGGCTCCGACGGCGGCGGGTCGATCCGCATCCCCTCGGCGACGGTCGGGGTCGTCGGCCTCAAGCCGTCGCGCGGGCGTCTCCCGATCGGTTCAGGCTTCGACTCCCCCGACGGCCTCTCCGTCACCGGGCCGATCGCGCGCACCGTCGAGGACGCCGCTCTTCTCCTCGACGCCCTCGTGGGGCTCGCGCCCTTCGCCTACGCGACCGCGGCTCCGGGGCACGGGCCGTTCATCGACGCCACCGCGCGAGATCCGAGGGGCCTCCGCATCGGCGTGACCACGGTGTCTCCGTGGGATGACGACGAAGACATCCGGCTCGACGCCGACGCGCGCACGGCTTTCGAGACGGCCGCCGCCTGGCTGTCGGACACCGGACATGAGGTGACGGATACCGCGTGGCATCCCTTCGGCTACGCGGCACTCTTCCACGTCCTGTGGCGCGCGAGCGCGGCACGCATCCCCCTGAGCGAGGACGACATGAGCCTCGTCGAGCCGCTCACCGCGTGGCTCGTCCGCGAGGGCCGACGGCTGTCGTCGCTCGATCTGCTCGACGGCCTGGCCGCCGCGCGCGCGTTCGAGCGCCGCACCATCGCCGACTTCGCCCGCTTTGACGCCGTGCTGACGCCGGCTCTCGCGCAACCACCGCAGCCGATCGGCTCCTACGCCGGGCACACCCCGGAACGCACGTTCGCGATGCAGGTCGAGTACGCGCCGTACTCGAGCTTCGTGAACGTCGCCGGTCTCCCCGCGCTGACGCTGCCCGTCACGACGGATGCCACGGGTCACCCGGTGTCGGTGCAGCTGATCGGCCGCCCGGGCGGCGAGGCGACGTTGCTGTCGATCGCCGCGCAGCTCGAGGAGCGTCGCGGGCCGCTCCCCCACCCGCCCGCGTGGGACGCGTGA
- the prfA gene encoding peptide chain release factor 1 encodes MFESVRGLIDEHREIELELNDPAVHADAARAKRVNRRYAELNRIVHAYQAWVSASDDLEAARELAREDEAFAAEIPALEERVSETQERLRRLLIPRDPDDARDVIMEIKGGEGGAESALFAADLLRMYLQYAASMGWKTELLERTESDLGGYKDVQVAIKGSSSDPAQGVWAHLKYEGGVHRVQRVPATESQGRIHTSTTGVLVFPEVDEPEEVAIDPNDLKIDVFRSSGPGGQSVNTTDSAVRITHVPTGIVVSMQNEKSQLQNREAGMRVLRARLLAKQQEERDAVAADARRSQIRGMDRSERIRTYNFPENRIADHRTGYKAYNLDQVMDGALGPIIESAITADEEARLAALAGD; translated from the coding sequence ATCTTCGAGTCCGTCCGCGGGCTGATCGATGAGCACCGGGAGATCGAGCTCGAGCTCAACGACCCGGCCGTGCACGCCGACGCGGCGCGCGCGAAGCGCGTCAATCGGCGCTACGCCGAGTTGAACCGCATCGTGCACGCTTACCAGGCGTGGGTCTCGGCATCCGACGATCTCGAAGCGGCACGCGAACTCGCCCGCGAGGACGAGGCGTTCGCCGCCGAGATCCCGGCGCTGGAGGAGAGGGTTTCCGAGACGCAGGAGCGTCTGCGGCGCCTGCTCATCCCGCGCGACCCCGACGACGCGCGCGACGTGATCATGGAGATCAAGGGCGGCGAGGGCGGGGCCGAGAGCGCGCTGTTCGCGGCCGATCTGCTGCGCATGTACCTGCAGTACGCGGCGTCCATGGGCTGGAAGACGGAGCTGCTCGAACGAACCGAATCCGACCTGGGCGGCTACAAGGACGTCCAGGTCGCGATCAAGGGCTCCTCGAGCGACCCCGCCCAGGGCGTGTGGGCGCACTTGAAGTACGAGGGTGGTGTGCACCGCGTGCAACGCGTGCCCGCGACGGAATCGCAGGGGCGGATCCACACCTCGACCACCGGCGTCCTGGTGTTCCCCGAGGTCGACGAGCCCGAAGAGGTCGCCATCGACCCGAACGACCTCAAGATCGACGTGTTCCGCTCGTCGGGCCCCGGCGGGCAGTCTGTCAACACGACCGACTCCGCCGTGCGCATCACCCACGTGCCCACGGGAATCGTCGTGTCGATGCAGAACGAGAAGTCGCAGCTGCAGAACCGCGAGGCGGGCATGCGCGTGCTGCGCGCCCGCCTGCTCGCGAAGCAGCAGGAGGAGCGGGACGCGGTGGCCGCCGACGCGCGGCGCTCGCAGATCCGCGGCATGGACCGTTCGGAGCGCATCCGCACGTACAACTTCCCCGAGAACCGCATCGCCGACCACCGCACCGGGTACAAGGCCTACAACCTCGATCAGGTGATGGACGGCGCCCTCGGTCCGATCATCGAGTCGGCGATCACCGCCGACGAAGAGGCGCGGCTCGCGGCCCTCGCCGGCGACTGA